The following coding sequences are from one Candidatus Eisenbacteria bacterium window:
- the tuf gene encoding elongation factor Tu (EF-Tu; promotes GTP-dependent binding of aminoacyl-tRNA to the A-site of ribosomes during protein biosynthesis; when the tRNA anticodon matches the mRNA codon, GTP hydrolysis results; the inactive EF-Tu-GDP leaves the ribosome and release of GDP is promoted by elongation factor Ts; many prokaryotes have two copies of the gene encoding EF-Tu), which translates to REMVMPGDNVDGMDVELITPIAMEDGLRFAIREGGRTVGAGVVTQIDK; encoded by the coding sequence GCGGGAGATGGTGATGCCCGGGGACAACGTGGACGGAATGGACGTGGAGCTGATCACGCCGATCGCGATGGAAGACGGGCTGCGGTTCGCGATCCGCGAGGGTGGGCGCACGGTCGGCGCCGGCGTCGTCACCCAGATCGACAAGTAG
- the rpsJ gene encoding 30S ribosomal protein S10, with translation MMGQKIRIKLKSYDHATLDQSASEIVRTARRTGAVTSGPVPLPTKKTVYTVLRSPHVDKKSREQFEIRIHKRLIDITRSTAQTMEALEKLDIPAGVDIEIKT, from the coding sequence ATGATGGGACAAAAGATCCGAATCAAGCTGAAGTCGTACGACCACGCGACGCTCGATCAGTCGGCCTCCGAGATCGTGCGCACCGCGCGGCGGACGGGAGCGGTCACGTCCGGTCCGGTGCCGCTGCCCACGAAGAAGACCGTCTACACGGTGCTGCGCAGCCCGCACGTGGACAAGAAGTCCCGCGAGCAGTTCGAGATCAGGATCCACAAGCGCCTCATCGACATCACGCGCTCGACGGCTCAGACGATGGAAGCGCTGGAGAAGCTCGACATCCCCGCCGGTGTCGACATCGAGATCAAGACATGA